In Neosynechococcus sphagnicola sy1, the genomic stretch CGGGGACAACCCGGCATCCCCCTTGCCGCAGACAGGATTCCAGGGACGAGATCGCCGCTAAAATCGCCTGGTCTTCCCCATGTTCGCGGACAAAAAATTGATTACCGAAGCGGGTCTGGAGTTCAATCCAGAAGGTGCGAGGTAGGAGTGGATAGACGGCATCTCCAACACTAAAGTTGAGAATATTGCCCCCTCGGGCATCAGCGACCAGAAGTACACTCTTATGATCCAAGCCCCAGAACTCCTTCACAGCAATCCCAGGGGTGCGATCAAATTGGGTGAGCACCCGTAACTTCCAGCCAGTTTCAGCTTCAAAGGTAGCTAAATCCTCAACCAGGGCCGACTCTTGAATACTGGTTAGGGACTTGGCTAAATCAACAACCGGGGTGGGTTCTGCTGGTAGGAGGTTTGGGTTATTCAATGCCCACCCAGGGGAGGCCGCCAGGGAAGTGGCAAGAACAAGCACCAACGTAACTAGAATGACCCAAGCACTTTGACGAAACTGCTGCATTGGAGGTACGAGTAAGAATTTTAACGAACCAGACATTCCTGAGGCAGATGTCGGGACGAACACACCAGCCTCATAAACGTCACTTTTCTTTACATTTCTGTCTTTAGGATCAATCCTACGGATTCTTGGCCCCAACCGTCAACCTACTCATCCGTTGTCGACTCTGAGGAGATGGTTAAAGCGGTTGAAGGGGGCTTTTTTTGACGAGTCAAGAATTTGTCGGGCCGATCCTCACTCCTGTTGTAGTTTTTGGATGGCGGCTTGGGCTGCCTGATAATCTTCAGTCTGCCCCTGTTGTTGGTAGAGAGCCGCTGCTTTTTGCAGATCCGTCAGGGCACCCGACTTGTCTTTTAAGTCTGCACGCACTGTTCCCCGTGCTAGGTAGGCATCGGCATAGTCAGGATTCAAGTCAATCGCCTGGTCGAAGTCGGCCATTGCCGCCTTTTTATCGTCGATGTCATAGCGCACCAATCCTCGATGGTGGTAAGCAAGGGGGTCTTTAGGGCTGAGTTGAATCGCCTCAGAGAAATCCTCCATTGCTCCCTGATAGTTGCTGAGTTGGGAGCGAATTAAACCCCGGTTAATGTAGGCCTGGACAAATTTAGGATTGAGCTTCAGAGTTTCACTCAAATCGGCGATCGCCCCTGCCCGGTCACCCAGCTTCATCCGCACTGCGCCCCGATTGTAGTAAGCATCGGCAAAGGTTGGATCAACTTCCACGGCGCGATTAAAATCTGCCAGGGCTGCTTGATTCTCACCCAGTTCAGCTTTGACCAAGGCTCGATTGGTGTATGCCAGGGCATCTTTAGGACGCAATTCAATAATTTGATTTAAGTCAGCGATCGCCCCTTGGGGATCTCCAGCATCGTAACGTGCCTTTCCCCGACTGGTATAAGCCTTGGTATCTTTGGGATTGATCTGAATTGCTTGGGTGAAGTCTTCCATTGCTCCCCGGAGATCACCTAATTCATAACGGGCAAGGCCACGGTTGTAATAGGCACTGGCATTGCGGGCATCCTGTTGAATGGCCTCGGTGAAGTCGGCGATCGCCCCTTGGCTATTGCCTTGTTTAAGTTTTTCCACTCCCTGATCAATCAAACGCTGCACATGACCCTCAGCGAGTAGGGTTGGCAGGGGAAGGGTTCCATCTGTCACCCTCCTGGGATTGGTAGTCAGGGTCAGTGCCATCCCAGGGAAGATCAGCAAAATATTCAGGCAACTGGCAAGGAGGATGCGCTGCCCGGATCGGGCGAGGGTGTGATCGATCCATCTGATAAGCATGTTAATCGTGGGAGATTGCCCGATCCTTAAGGGTGACTGAGGTCACTGCTTTGATTGTACAGATTGGGCTTGCTAGCTGTAGCAAATCTAATGGCGGGTAGCCGCTGTTGATTGATGACATCTTGCCCAGAGATCCATCCACCAGTGAACCCCGGTCGTAGCTCTACCGTCTTTAAAGATATGAAGGATTCATCGCCGGGAGAGGAACCGCCCATGATGGCTACATCGCCGGATGTGTTTGCCAATGTTCAATCCGATCGCCAAGATGCGGCCTTGGATCTCGATAGTTCCCTGATCCAGCATTGCTTGCAGGGAGATCGCCATAGTTTTCGGCAGCTCTATCGCCGCCATCAACAGCGGGTACGCTCTATCCTCTACCAACTATGCGGTGCTGCCTGCCTGGATGACTTGGTGCAGGACGTGTTTTTCAAAGCCTGGAAGGGTCTCCCCCACCTCCAGCAAACCGCCAAATTCTCGACCTGGTTGTATCGCATTGCCTGGAATGTCGCCTCTGATCAGCGCAAAGCCTTGGCCAAAGGGCGGCTGCATCTCCAGCAGGTAGCCCATCATACACCGACCCACCACAGCGACCCCACCTTGCTCCATCTCCACTACCAAGATCTGGTGCAACGCGGACTCGATCATCTCAGCTTTGAACATCGCACCGTGCTGATCCTCCACGATCTCCAAGAAATGCCTCAGAAGGAGGTGGCCACCATCCTCCGTATCCCCATCGGTACGGTTAAATCCCGCCTCTTCCACGCCCGTGCAGCCATTCGCCAGTTTTTGCAGCAACAAGGAGTTCACTTATGAACCAATTCCCGACATCGGAGGATGACTCTGAAGTCCCCACCCCTGGTTGCTTCTGGGAAAACTCGCCCCCAGAGGATAGCCAACTAGAGAGATTTCTGCGACAACATGCTCCTGCTCCTCCTGTTGCTGCCTCCCATCTAGAAGCAGATCTGATACAGCGGATTATAACGGCCTCCCCTACGCCCCAGCAGCGGTGGCGATGGTATTCTGTTTGGGTTGTTTCCCCCTTAATGGCTGCGAGCCTGCTGATTGCCTGGGCAGGCGATCGCTGGTTAAGACCCACCCCCGCTAGTACCACGGAGGTCGTGAGGCTAGAAGCTTTTCTAGAAACCAGCTGGGATGGTGTTGTCTACGGTGGCAGTGATTTCTAGTCGGAACCACCCGTTGCGGTTGTAGCTATGAGCAATTACAGATACTTGTATCAAGGAGTTGAGGAATTCATGTCTGTGTTGACACGCTTGAGTTTGGTGATGCTTCCGGCCCTGCTGTCCTGCGGTGGAACCGTGCTGTTGGCCGCGCAATCTCCGGCTCTAACCGCACAGGAGCCTGCAAAACCCCTCCTCTTAGCTCAGAATTCCCAACCCGCGCGCAGAATGCCAGGTTGGCTCCGCACCCTCAACCTCAATCCCGATCAGATGCAACAAATGCAGTCTGTACTCCGGCAATACAAACCTCAGATGTCTGAGAGGATGCAGGCGTTGCAGCAAGCCCAGGCGGAGTTGCAAAGTCTCATGGCAGGTACTGCCTCCGATAGTCAGGTGCGGGATAAATATCATCAGATAGAAACCCTGCGGCAGCAACTGGCCAGCCTGCGCTTTGAGAGCACCCTCGCCATTCGTCGCCTCCTCACCCCGGAACAACGACGGCTGCTGGCTGACCAGATAAACCGCCAACGACAGGAACGGCAGCGTCCTATGAATTCAGGGAATTCTAATGGGACGCCCGATCAACGTCCCATGAATCCAGGCATGCTCCCAGATCCAGCTTTTTAGCGATATCTCCCCATCAAGCTGTTCGCCCCATCCCATCTGAAGGTAACTGCTCCATGATCCGTCCTCAGTTCTGGGTGCTATCCCTCGCTTTATGGCTCACCTTCCCCTCTCCCAGCCAGGGGGCCACCAGTTCCGATGCTAAGATTCTGCATCTGTTGAATCGCCTGAGTTTTGGCCCCCGACCTGGCGAAATTGTCCAAGTGAAGGCCATGGGAACTGAGCGCTACATTCAAATGCAGCTCTCGCCGCAGTCGATTCCAGACCCCCCCCGAGCTGACGGCTCGGTTATCGCGCCTGGAAACTCTCTCGTTGAGTCCTGTGGCGATCGCCCAACAGTATCTCCCTCCACGTCCCCCTCAAGGCCAAAAGCCTGATCCTGAGGTCGTCAAGGCCGCAAAGCAGCGATATCGGATTCTCGTGGAGCAATCGGCTCAGTCAAGATTGTTACGAGCCAGCGAAAGTCCACGCCAACTCCAAGAGGTGATGGTGGACTTTTGGTTTAACCATTTCAATGTGTTTGCCAACAAGGGGCTGACCCGGCTGTGGGTGGGTTCCTACGAAGCCTCTGTGATCCGCCCCCAGTCTCTGGGAAACTTTCGCCAATTGCTCGGGGCCACCGCTCGTCACCCGGCCATGCTCTTTTACCTGGATAATTGGCTGAACACAGCCCCCGATAGCCCCGGAGCCCGCGGTCGCTTGAAGGGGTTGAATGAAAACTACGCCCGGGAGTTAATGGAACTCCATACCTTGGGGGTAAACGGTGGTTATACCCAGCAGGATGTGGTCACCCTGGCACGAATTCTCACTGGCTGGGGACTGTGCCAGGACTTTGGCCGACAGCTGGCAGCGATCGCCGACCCGAGTGGGTTTTGCTTTGATAGCCGCCGCCATGACTTCAGTGATAAGGTCTTTTTAGGGCAGCGGATCAAAGGCAGTGGCATTGCCGAAGGGGAGCAGGCTTTGGATATCCTGGCTCGTAGCCCGGCAACCGCTCACCATCTCAGCTACCAATTGGCTCAATATTTTGTTGCGGATCAACCCCCTGCGGCCCTAGTGGATCGTCTGGCTCAACGGTTTATCGACACCCATGGCAATATTCAGGCTGTCTTAAACACTCTCTTCCACAGCCCAGAATTTTGGGACACCAAGTACTACAACGCCAAGTTCAAGACCCCATATCAGTACGTCGTATCGGCTCTGCGAGCGACAGATGTATCGGTGCAGAATCTCCGTCCCATTTTGGGCACCCTGCAACAACTGGGGATGCCCCTCTATGGCTGCCAAACCCCTGACGGTTACAAAAACACTCAGGCTGCCTGGTTAAATCCCGATGCCATGACCCGCCGTCTCAGCTTTGCCACTGCCCTTGCCAGTGGTCGCCTGCCCTTGAACCAGGTGCCGGTTAATCCTGATACTCCTCTGCTTCCGACCCCTACGATGCCGCCAGCGATGGGGGTGCCAAGTCCCCAGTCCGGTCAGACCATTGACCCACAACAACTCCGCATTACCCTGGGTAACCCGTTCACGACCCAAACCCAGGCAGCGATCGCCAATAGTCCGGCATCCTTAAGAGCCGCATTAATGTTGGGTAGTCCAGAATTTATGCGGCGCTGATCCTGATCCCCTTCCCTCTCCCCACCCCTCTGCCATGAACCGTCGTCACTTTCTCCAGCAAGCCGGACTTCTGACTGCCTCTAGCGTTTTCTCCATTGGACTGCATGGTTGGGCCTTGCGGACAGAGGCTGCCAGCCGCCAACGGTTGGTCGTTATTTTCCTGCGCGGTGCCGTCGATGGATTGAATGTCGTGGTTCCCTACCAGGAGTCTACCTACTACTCAGCCCGCCCTAACATTGCCATTCCCCAACCCGGAAAGCCAGAGGGTGCCTTGAATTTAGATGGGCAATTTGGGCTGCACCCAGCCTTGAACCCCCTGATGCCACTGTGGCAAAATCGGAGTCTAGCTTTTGTCCAAGCCTGTGGTTCACCGGACCCCACCCGTTCCCATTTTGATGCCCAAGACTATATGGAGACCGGCATCCTTGGTAACAAACGGGCAAGTGATGGCTGGATGAATCGGCTGTTACAAGTTTTACCTGATCACTCCCCCACCCAGGCTCTGAATTTAGGGGCGACGATGCCCCGGATTCTCACAGGTAAGATGCCAGTAGCCAATTTGCCCTTGGGGAAGGGAGCCATCAATACCCTCCCCTTAGATCGCCCCCAAGTGAGTAATGCCTTTGATCGCCTCTATAGTGGGAGTGATCCCCTGAGTCAGGCATACCAAGAAGGCCAACGGGCGCGCAAAACCCTGCTAACGGATCTCAACTCGGAAATGATCATGGCCAATAATGGGGCACCCTTGCCCGATCAAGGGTTTAACCAGGATATGCGGCGACTTGCCCACTTAATGGTCAGTGATGCCAGCATTCAGCTGGCATTTTTATCCCTGGGGGGTTGGGATACCCATGTGAATCAGGGCAGTAATAATGGGTTACTGGCAGGTCACCTTCGGGCATTGGGATCGGGACTGACCACCCTAGCGCAAGGACTTGGCTCTGTTTATCGAGAGACAGTGATCCTCGTAATCTCAGAATTTGGCCGCACTGTTCACGAGAATGGCAACAGGGGCACCGATCATGGGCATGGGAATGTCCTCTGGGCGATGGGAGGCCGTGTTCAGGGAGGCAAGGTTTATGGACAGTGGCCGGGACTCGCCACGGCACAGCTCTATGAAGGACGGGATTTAGCAGTGACCACTGACTTTCGTGATCCGATCGCCAGTGTCTTGACCCAACATCTGCACCTTGATCGCGGGAAAATCACCCAGATATTTCCAGGGTACACGCTGGCTCATCCTTTGGAACTGATAGGATAATCAGCTACTCCTAGCTGTTCTGCATCCCTGCTGGGGACTGACATATAATCCAGCATTAAGTTAGTTAATCCAGGATGAGCAGCCAATACCGGGGCTAGATGGAGTTTCACCCCTGGATGTTGCTGGGTGGTGAAGGCAGCGACTTGGGCAACCCCATCTGTAATCCCCCCGGCAAAAAATACGTAAGGTAATAAGCCAATGTCATGATGTCCAGCTGCAATCAGGACGCTGAGTTGTGTTGACAAGTCCGGTGGCAGCGACCAGTAAGCTGCAAGGGTCTCCGATCGGCCTTTGACCAGCGATCCTAGATGGGTTACCAATGCCTGAATTGCCTCCTGACTGCCAGATTGACGACTGCCATGGGCGATCAAAATCCAGGCGGTGGCAGTTGCTGGGTGCATCTGCTCCCTCAGAATCTGGAGCATCCCCCGATGACTCCCCAAATGCGGGGCAAGTTGAAGCTTTAAACGATTTCCCAGGGAAGCTTGGGCGATCGCTAACTCCCTAGGAATATCGTGCATCACATGCACCCCCGCCACTAAAAACAGCGGCACCACCAGCATCCGCTGACAACCCGACTGCAAGGATTGCTCCCCAAACTGCTGCACCTGGGCATGGAGGGGAAGGGGGTGACACTCAAGAACTGCGCCCTCAATCAGCGGTTCCCCCTCGGACGTTACACCTTGGGCCGCCGATAATTTATGGGTTGCCGATAATTTATCCGTGCTCAGTCGCACCCTAACGGCTGCCAACAGTTGTTGCAGCGCTTGCGCCGACCGCGGATCACGACTGCCGTGGGCAACGAACAGATAGGCAAGGTCAGAGGGCAAAACAGAGACTCAAAGGAGAGGAGCGTTACCTTAGTTGCCATTGGCCTGGACAAACGCCAGGGTTAAACTGTCATGGGCAAGGAAGTGAGCCAAATGGAAGGCGCGATCTTCAGTCTCCAGGAGAATCTGCTCGTATAAATATCGTGTACCGCGATCGCCCAAGCTTTCTGCCTGACCTGCCTGCCGCCGGAGGACACTGATCACGGCTTGCTCTGCAGCTAGGTCATGTTCCAGCATCTGACGGGCATGAAAGGCACCATCGGCTTCTGGGGTAAAGCAACACAGTTGCGCTAATTTGGTGAAGCTGGCAGCAGGAGTCCCCCCTAAGCCATCTAGACGTTCCCCCACTTTATGGGCATGTTCTTGAACTTCTTCATAACAATGGGAAAAGAACTCATGCAGCCCATAAAACTCAGCACCCTCAACCACAAAGTGGTGCTTTTGATATTGCAAATAAAGGGCTTGAAAACTTGCTAAGGCAATGTTTAATCCTTCGCAGACAGGGGATGTCACCGAGGTATCCAGCAAGACTGGATTTTCGTAAGTCTGATCAAAAGCGCGGAGGACGCGCTGTGTCTCAGCCATGATTTTTCTCTCCTTAAATCTAGAAGTCCAGTTTCTGGAGGATGGATTGTGAGTCATCATCCACCGTTGATTCTAACCTTTTCTCTCAATTCTCCGACGTTGCATCCACGGTTCTGCAACCCAGTACCACTGAAAATACAGCATTGGACTGATTTTCACTAGCGATCTGCGATCGCAGATCAGAGCTGAGAAGATGTTTAGAAAGTAACCAATGACACCTGTATGAAAAAGGCTTCCGAGTGTGTAGGCTCAAATAATTCAACCCAAAGCCATCTCGAAAGCAATGAATACAGGATATCCCACAGACCTAACCTCTGAACTTGCTGGTGGGGGCATGTCTCCTGCGAGTGCGTCATCGTCAACTGGCGGATCGTCTCAACTTACCGCTACGCGGAAGCAAGCTACGGGTTAGGGGCAATCTCCCGCTACATGCTTCGAATGTAGCGGTCAGTAGTTGACTATGGGAACCTGATTGCCTTTGGTCAGTACCGATGTTAAGCTTTTGTGCATCCAGAATTCCTAAAACCAGGCTTGAACCCCTCGCAGTATGAGGATCAGTTTGGAAATCAATGATCTACGCCCTGGTTCGTATCAGTCAGCTCATTGATGAATTCTCTCTACAGCAGGAAGCCCATCTAGTAATTTCACTGTTCACCCCAGAACTGATTCTGGCGGATCGAAACTTTGATGTGCTGGGAGGTATAGCTGGTAAAATTCTTGGCCTGCTAACATTGTGGGAAGCTGTGCCTACCTCCCCAGCCTTGGAAGTGGCAATTACCTGCGGAGAACGTTTACTTCGGCATCAATAGGGGGTTGACACCCTACCTAGAGCCTGGAAAACTTGGCGGGATTCAGACTCACGGTTTTTTCTCAAGGGACGGCTGGAATAGTTTATCCGCTGATGCGACTCTTTGCGGTCGCTGCGGATTCCAGCAAACTACCCTCGGTTTTGCTGTGGCAATGAGATAGCCCAGTTGATTTGTGATATGAAACGACAAGGCTCTCTAGCACGAGTAATCAAATATATAGTGATCAAGTTCCAAGGTTAATCATGAGAATCGCGATTGTCAACGACATGCCCATGGCAGTAGAAGCTCTCCGGCGAGCATTAATGAATACCCCAGACCTTGACAT encodes the following:
- a CDS encoding sirohydrochlorin chelatase; amino-acid sequence: MPSDLAYLFVAHGSRDPRSAQALQQLLAAVRVRLSTDKLSATHKLSAAQGVTSEGEPLIEGAVLECHPLPLHAQVQQFGEQSLQSGCQRMLVVPLFLVAGVHVMHDIPRELAIAQASLGNRLKLQLAPHLGSHRGMLQILREQMHPATATAWILIAHGSRQSGSQEAIQALVTHLGSLVKGRSETLAAYWSLPPDLSTQLSVLIAAGHHDIGLLPYVFFAGGITDGVAQVAAFTTQQHPGVKLHLAPVLAAHPGLTNLMLDYMSVPSRDAEQLGVADYPISSKG
- a CDS encoding tetratricopeptide repeat protein, with amino-acid sequence MLIRWIDHTLARSGQRILLASCLNILLIFPGMALTLTTNPRRVTDGTLPLPTLLAEGHVQRLIDQGVEKLKQGNSQGAIADFTEAIQQDARNASAYYNRGLARYELGDLRGAMEDFTQAIQINPKDTKAYTSRGKARYDAGDPQGAIADLNQIIELRPKDALAYTNRALVKAELGENQAALADFNRAVEVDPTFADAYYNRGAVRMKLGDRAGAIADLSETLKLNPKFVQAYINRGLIRSQLSNYQGAMEDFSEAIQLSPKDPLAYHHRGLVRYDIDDKKAAMADFDQAIDLNPDYADAYLARGTVRADLKDKSGALTDLQKAAALYQQQGQTEDYQAAQAAIQKLQQE
- a CDS encoding Dps family protein, coding for MAETQRVLRAFDQTYENPVLLDTSVTSPVCEGLNIALASFQALYLQYQKHHFVVEGAEFYGLHEFFSHCYEEVQEHAHKVGERLDGLGGTPAASFTKLAQLCCFTPEADGAFHARQMLEHDLAAEQAVISVLRRQAGQAESLGDRGTRYLYEQILLETEDRAFHLAHFLAHDSLTLAFVQANGN
- a CDS encoding DUF1800 domain-containing protein translates to MAIAQQYLPPRPPQGQKPDPEVVKAAKQRYRILVEQSAQSRLLRASESPRQLQEVMVDFWFNHFNVFANKGLTRLWVGSYEASVIRPQSLGNFRQLLGATARHPAMLFYLDNWLNTAPDSPGARGRLKGLNENYARELMELHTLGVNGGYTQQDVVTLARILTGWGLCQDFGRQLAAIADPSGFCFDSRRHDFSDKVFLGQRIKGSGIAEGEQALDILARSPATAHHLSYQLAQYFVADQPPAALVDRLAQRFIDTHGNIQAVLNTLFHSPEFWDTKYYNAKFKTPYQYVVSALRATDVSVQNLRPILGTLQQLGMPLYGCQTPDGYKNTQAAWLNPDAMTRRLSFATALASGRLPLNQVPVNPDTPLLPTPTMPPAMGVPSPQSGQTIDPQQLRITLGNPFTTQTQAAIANSPASLRAALMLGSPEFMRR
- a CDS encoding Spy/CpxP family protein refolding chaperone: MSVLTRLSLVMLPALLSCGGTVLLAAQSPALTAQEPAKPLLLAQNSQPARRMPGWLRTLNLNPDQMQQMQSVLRQYKPQMSERMQALQQAQAELQSLMAGTASDSQVRDKYHQIETLRQQLASLRFESTLAIRRLLTPEQRRLLADQINRQRQERQRPMNSGNSNGTPDQRPMNPGMLPDPAF
- a CDS encoding DUF1501 domain-containing protein yields the protein MNRRHFLQQAGLLTASSVFSIGLHGWALRTEAASRQRLVVIFLRGAVDGLNVVVPYQESTYYSARPNIAIPQPGKPEGALNLDGQFGLHPALNPLMPLWQNRSLAFVQACGSPDPTRSHFDAQDYMETGILGNKRASDGWMNRLLQVLPDHSPTQALNLGATMPRILTGKMPVANLPLGKGAINTLPLDRPQVSNAFDRLYSGSDPLSQAYQEGQRARKTLLTDLNSEMIMANNGAPLPDQGFNQDMRRLAHLMVSDASIQLAFLSLGGWDTHVNQGSNNGLLAGHLRALGSGLTTLAQGLGSVYRETVILVISEFGRTVHENGNRGTDHGHGNVLWAMGGRVQGGKVYGQWPGLATAQLYEGRDLAVTTDFRDPIASVLTQHLHLDRGKITQIFPGYTLAHPLELIG
- a CDS encoding TPM domain-containing protein — translated: MQQFRQSAWVILVTLVLVLATSLAASPGWALNNPNLLPAEPTPVVDLAKSLTSIQESALVEDLATFEAETGWKLRVLTQFDRTPGIAVKEFWGLDHKSVLLVADARGGNILNFSVGDAVYPLLPRTFWIELQTRFGNQFFVREHGEDQAILAAISSLESCLRQGGCRVVPGLPREQWILTLITSVIGGLVLGFAAQPRQEGQFFAWQWALIFAPLWGMLFVVFGIGPVVSRTTEWLPLFRNTAGFAIGALVAYLTPFLGRSSTSDP
- a CDS encoding DUF1800 family protein, producing MIRPQFWVLSLALWLTFPSPSQGATSSDAKILHLLNRLSFGPRPGEIVQVKAMGTERYIQMQLSPQSIPDPPRADGSVIAPGNSLVESCGDRPTVSPSTSPSRPKA
- a CDS encoding sigma-70 family RNA polymerase sigma factor, with translation MMATSPDVFANVQSDRQDAALDLDSSLIQHCLQGDRHSFRQLYRRHQQRVRSILYQLCGAACLDDLVQDVFFKAWKGLPHLQQTAKFSTWLYRIAWNVASDQRKALAKGRLHLQQVAHHTPTHHSDPTLLHLHYQDLVQRGLDHLSFEHRTVLILHDLQEMPQKEVATILRIPIGTVKSRLFHARAAIRQFLQQQGVHL